Proteins from one Vespa crabro chromosome 11, iyVesCrab1.2, whole genome shotgun sequence genomic window:
- the LOC124427812 gene encoding ATP-binding cassette sub-family G member 4 isoform X1, whose protein sequence is MKLEGNCSKDDDANGILLQSRKNSAVRLQVIPAPPKTITHLPKRPPVDLAFSDLVYKVREGRKNNVKTILKSVSGRLRSSELTAIMGPSGAGKSTLLNILTGYKSAGVEGSITMNEQERNLSVFRKLSCYIMQDNQLHGNLTVVEAMKVAASLKLGKHVPKNEKEEVIQEILETLGLSEHKHTMTSNLSGGQKKRLSIALELVNNPPVMFFDEPTSGLDSSSCFQCISLLKTLARGGRTIICTIHQPSARLFEMFDALYTLAEGQCVYQGSTSQLVPFLKTINLNCPSYHNPASFIIEVACGEYGDNLKNLVNAIKNGKYDIREGHPFPDIKNDGLNNSGANSSFEKDIEIIGNAREVVKDKNDVSNIEEKFPENEQTKEVNNGGIIPSYATNDIIKQANDVTISISNEKDNVNAALLDNTIIVTPERYPTSEFVQFWIVLKRTLLFSRRDWTLMYLRLFAHILVGFLISALYYDIGNDGAKVLSNLGFLFFNMLFLMYTSMTITILSFPLELPVLLKENFNRWYSLKAYYLAITLSDIPFQAIFCIIYVTIVYFLTSQPAEMMRFSMFLSACLLISFVAQSVGLVVGAAMNVQNGVFLAPVMSVPFLLFSGFFVSFDAIPVYLRWITYLSYIRYGFEGTALATYSFAREKLKCFQVYCHFKNPETTLEELDMLDADFTLDILALLLIFVILRIAAYLFLRWKLKSAR, encoded by the exons atGTAAAAACAATCTTAAAATCTGTGAGCGGAAGACTCCGTTCTAGCGAGTTAACAGCCATTATGGGACCATCAGGTGCTGGAAAGTCGACTCTTTTGAATATACTCACTGGATATAA atCGGCAGGAGTAGAAGGAAGTATAACGATGAATGAACAAGAAAGGAATTTAAGTGTCTTTAGAAAACTCTCTTGCTACATCATGCAAGATAATCAGCTTCATGGCAATTTAACTGTCGTCGAAGCTATGAAGGTCGCTGCAAGTCTTAAACTTGGTAAACACGTTccgaaaaacgagaaagaagaagtg atacaaGAAATATTGGAAACACTCGGTTTATCCGAGCACAAACATACTATGACCTCGAACTTAAGCGGTggtcaaaaaaaaagactttcGATCGCCCTTGAACTTGTCAATAATCCTCCTGTTATGTTTTTCGATGAACCCACGAG TGGATTGGATTCGTCATCTTGTTTTCAATGTATATCCCTCTTGAAGACACTAGCTCGTGGTGGGAGAACAATCATTTGTACGATTCATCAGCCAAGTGCAAGATTATTCGAAATGTTCGATGCTTTGTACACTCTAGCCGAAGGTCAATGCGTTTATCAGGGATCTACATCTCAGCTGGTACCATtcttaaaaacaattaatctCAATTGTCCAAGTTATCATAACCCAGCATCTTTCA TAATCGAAGTCGCTTGTGGGGAATACGgtgataatttgaaaaatttggtGAACGCgataaaaaatggaaaatatgaTATACGCGAGGGTCATCCATTTcctgatattaaaaatgatggtTTGAATAATAGCGGAGCGAATTCGAGTTTCGAGAAGGACATAGAAATAATTGGCAATGCACGAGAAGTggttaaagataaaaatgatgtcAGTAATATCGAGGAAAAATTTCCAGAGAATGAACAAACAAAGGAAGTTAATAACGGTGGAATTATTCCAAGTTATGCCACGAATGACATTATCAAGCAAG ctaacgatgtaacgatatctatttctaatgaaaaagataatgtCAATGCAGCACTTCTCGATAATACGATCATCGTTACACCAGAAAGATATCCTACCTCAGAATTCGTACAATTCTGGATCGTTTTAAAGAGAACGTTACTTTTCAGTCGAAGAGATTGG acTCTGATGTATCTTCGTCTATTTGCACATATTCTGGTAGGCTTTTTGATAAGTGCCCTTTATTATGATATCGGTAATGATGGTGCTAAAGTACTAAGCAATCTtggatttttattcttcaacaTGTTATTCCTTATGTACACGTCCATGacaattacaattttatcCT tccCGTTAGAACTTCCAGTACTtctcaaagaaaattttaacagGTGGTACTCTCTGAAAGCGTATTATTTGGCCATCACTTTGTCGGACATACCTTTTCAA GCCATCTTTTGTATAATCTACGTAACAATCGTTTATTTCTTAACGAGTCAACCAGCCGAAATGATGAGATTTAGCATGTTCCTAAGTGCCTGCCTGTTGATATCATTCGTCGCACAATCTGTAGGTCTTGTAGTTGGTGCTGCCATGAATGTACAAAATGGCGTATTTTTAGCGCCAGTAATGTCAGTACCGTTTCTACTATTTTCGGGTTTCTTCGTCAGTTTCGACGCTATTCCTGTTTACCTTAGATGGATAACCTATCTTAGTTATATCAGATATGGTTTTGAAGGAACAGCATTAGCCACTTATTCATTTGCACGAGAAAAACTCAAATGCTTCcag GTATACTGCCACTTTAAAAATCCAGAAACGACGTTGGAGGAGCTCGACATGCTTGATGCTGATTTTACTTTGGACATTCTTGCACTTCTTTTGATATTCGTTATTCTACGAATCGCTGCGTATCTATTTCTCCGTTGGAAATTAAAATCAGcccgataa
- the LOC124427812 gene encoding ATP-binding cassette sub-family G member 4 isoform X2, whose protein sequence is MMKEKYDVQNNCYGNGVDRKNSAVRLQVIPAPPKTITHLPKRPPVDLAFSDLVYKVREGRKNNVKTILKSVSGRLRSSELTAIMGPSGAGKSTLLNILTGYKSAGVEGSITMNEQERNLSVFRKLSCYIMQDNQLHGNLTVVEAMKVAASLKLGKHVPKNEKEEVIQEILETLGLSEHKHTMTSNLSGGQKKRLSIALELVNNPPVMFFDEPTSGLDSSSCFQCISLLKTLARGGRTIICTIHQPSARLFEMFDALYTLAEGQCVYQGSTSQLVPFLKTINLNCPSYHNPASFIIEVACGEYGDNLKNLVNAIKNGKYDIREGHPFPDIKNDGLNNSGANSSFEKDIEIIGNAREVVKDKNDVSNIEEKFPENEQTKEVNNGGIIPSYATNDIIKQANDVTISISNEKDNVNAALLDNTIIVTPERYPTSEFVQFWIVLKRTLLFSRRDWTLMYLRLFAHILVGFLISALYYDIGNDGAKVLSNLGFLFFNMLFLMYTSMTITILSFPLELPVLLKENFNRWYSLKAYYLAITLSDIPFQAIFCIIYVTIVYFLTSQPAEMMRFSMFLSACLLISFVAQSVGLVVGAAMNVQNGVFLAPVMSVPFLLFSGFFVSFDAIPVYLRWITYLSYIRYGFEGTALATYSFAREKLKCFQVYCHFKNPETTLEELDMLDADFTLDILALLLIFVILRIAAYLFLRWKLKSAR, encoded by the exons atGTAAAAACAATCTTAAAATCTGTGAGCGGAAGACTCCGTTCTAGCGAGTTAACAGCCATTATGGGACCATCAGGTGCTGGAAAGTCGACTCTTTTGAATATACTCACTGGATATAA atCGGCAGGAGTAGAAGGAAGTATAACGATGAATGAACAAGAAAGGAATTTAAGTGTCTTTAGAAAACTCTCTTGCTACATCATGCAAGATAATCAGCTTCATGGCAATTTAACTGTCGTCGAAGCTATGAAGGTCGCTGCAAGTCTTAAACTTGGTAAACACGTTccgaaaaacgagaaagaagaagtg atacaaGAAATATTGGAAACACTCGGTTTATCCGAGCACAAACATACTATGACCTCGAACTTAAGCGGTggtcaaaaaaaaagactttcGATCGCCCTTGAACTTGTCAATAATCCTCCTGTTATGTTTTTCGATGAACCCACGAG TGGATTGGATTCGTCATCTTGTTTTCAATGTATATCCCTCTTGAAGACACTAGCTCGTGGTGGGAGAACAATCATTTGTACGATTCATCAGCCAAGTGCAAGATTATTCGAAATGTTCGATGCTTTGTACACTCTAGCCGAAGGTCAATGCGTTTATCAGGGATCTACATCTCAGCTGGTACCATtcttaaaaacaattaatctCAATTGTCCAAGTTATCATAACCCAGCATCTTTCA TAATCGAAGTCGCTTGTGGGGAATACGgtgataatttgaaaaatttggtGAACGCgataaaaaatggaaaatatgaTATACGCGAGGGTCATCCATTTcctgatattaaaaatgatggtTTGAATAATAGCGGAGCGAATTCGAGTTTCGAGAAGGACATAGAAATAATTGGCAATGCACGAGAAGTggttaaagataaaaatgatgtcAGTAATATCGAGGAAAAATTTCCAGAGAATGAACAAACAAAGGAAGTTAATAACGGTGGAATTATTCCAAGTTATGCCACGAATGACATTATCAAGCAAG ctaacgatgtaacgatatctatttctaatgaaaaagataatgtCAATGCAGCACTTCTCGATAATACGATCATCGTTACACCAGAAAGATATCCTACCTCAGAATTCGTACAATTCTGGATCGTTTTAAAGAGAACGTTACTTTTCAGTCGAAGAGATTGG acTCTGATGTATCTTCGTCTATTTGCACATATTCTGGTAGGCTTTTTGATAAGTGCCCTTTATTATGATATCGGTAATGATGGTGCTAAAGTACTAAGCAATCTtggatttttattcttcaacaTGTTATTCCTTATGTACACGTCCATGacaattacaattttatcCT tccCGTTAGAACTTCCAGTACTtctcaaagaaaattttaacagGTGGTACTCTCTGAAAGCGTATTATTTGGCCATCACTTTGTCGGACATACCTTTTCAA GCCATCTTTTGTATAATCTACGTAACAATCGTTTATTTCTTAACGAGTCAACCAGCCGAAATGATGAGATTTAGCATGTTCCTAAGTGCCTGCCTGTTGATATCATTCGTCGCACAATCTGTAGGTCTTGTAGTTGGTGCTGCCATGAATGTACAAAATGGCGTATTTTTAGCGCCAGTAATGTCAGTACCGTTTCTACTATTTTCGGGTTTCTTCGTCAGTTTCGACGCTATTCCTGTTTACCTTAGATGGATAACCTATCTTAGTTATATCAGATATGGTTTTGAAGGAACAGCATTAGCCACTTATTCATTTGCACGAGAAAAACTCAAATGCTTCcag GTATACTGCCACTTTAAAAATCCAGAAACGACGTTGGAGGAGCTCGACATGCTTGATGCTGATTTTACTTTGGACATTCTTGCACTTCTTTTGATATTCGTTATTCTACGAATCGCTGCGTATCTATTTCTCCGTTGGAAATTAAAATCAGcccgataa
- the LOC124428184 gene encoding ATP-binding cassette sub-family G member 1-like isoform X2: MNSNINMLEKGEEKNDITKCKSYNIDVSKHLRHFKKLEPLDIEFNDITYSVPIGRRESKVILKGISGQFKSGELTAILGASGSGKSTLLNILTGYKFQGVTGSININGQPRDVNEFIKASCYIMQNDLIQPKLTTYEAICFAIDLKLGSKLTRTEKSAAIKEIMEILRLTKAKNTVSEELSGGEKKRLSIALELVNNPPVIFLDEPTTGLDEVSSIQCILLLQKLAKHLMRTVICSIHTPSASIFSKFDNIYVMESGQCVYRGPSNNVVPFLQQIGIGCPIHYNPADFILEVSTGEYGQEYVERMITYVNKKLPILSITRSIKEFELERKHPRISWYEQFVTLFKRMMLQLYRDRRYVYFKISLHIFTGIINGLIFLNIGNDGSKTLFNFGFCFICLIVFLYIPMLPILLHFPSEVLLLKREHFNRWYNLSSYYCALSLSYIPVQNSMFIGPSIGAPLMLLAVQGMGDSEPLPMYRTVIMYSSYLRYGLEGLIVATYGYNREKLPCPIEEVYCHYSSPRELLRTMKMEHTVFWIDIMVLIFILIFMKALTFYLLRQRLQPNKTFQALHLLGQIIKNRLNSP; the protein is encoded by the exons ATGAATTCAAATATAAACATGttggaaaaaggagaagagaagaacgaTATTACGAAATGTAAATCGTATAATATCGATGTCTCGAAGCATTTGAGGCATTTTAAGAAATTGGAACCGTTGGATATTGAATTCAATGATATAACTTACAGCGTGCCAATAGGAAGGAGAG AAtctaaagtaatattaaaaggaaTTAGTGGTCAATTTAAATCCGGCGAGTTGACTGCTATTTTGGGTGCTTCCGGATCAGGAAAGTCAACTTTATTAAACATTCTTACTGGATATAA atTTCAAGGAGTCACTGgttcgataaatattaatggacAACCAAGAGAtgttaatgaatttataaaagcctcttgttatattatgcaaaatgatttaattcaACCGAAGCTTACTACCTATGAAGCAATATGTTTTGCTATTGATCTGAAATTAGGTTCGAAATTGACGAGAACAGAGAAATCGGCAGca ataaaagaaatcatgGAAATATTGAGATTGACCAAAGCAAAAAATACAGTTTCTGAAGAGCTTTCTggtggagaaaagaaaagattatcgATCGCTTTGGAATTAGTTAACAATCCACCTGTAATATTTCTCGATGAACCCACTAC AGGTCTCGACGAGGTATCCTCGATACAATGCATCTTACTTCTTCAAAAATTAGCAAAACATTTAATGAGAACAGTGATCTGTTCGATTCACACACCAAGTGCATcgattttttctaaatttgaTAACATTTACGTTATGGAAAGTGGACAATGCGTTTATAGAGGACCTTCCAATAATGTGGTACCATTTCTTCAACAAATTGGGATTGGATGCCCGATTCATTATAATCCAGCCGATTTCA TTCTTGAAGTTTCGACAGGAGAATACGGACAAGAATATGTCGAACGAATGATCACttacgtaaataaaaaattaccaATCTTATCGATAACACGATCTATTAAAGAATTCGAACTCGAAAGGAAACATCCTAGAATTTCATGGTACGAACAATTCGTCACGTTATTTAAAAGGATGATGCTGCAGTTGTACAGAGACAGA agatatgtttattttaagATATCTTTACATATCTTTACGGGTATCATAAATGGTCTAATATTTCTAAACATTGGCAATGACGGCTCAAAAACTCTCTTCAACTTTGGTTTCTGCTTTATTTGCTTGATAGTATTTCTTTACATACCGATGTTACCAATATTATTACACt ttCCTTCTGAGGTCCTTCTACTCAAGAGAGAACATTTCAACAGATGGTACAACCtcagttcttattattgtgctctctctctatcttataTTCCTGTACAg AATAGTATGTTCATTGGGCCATCTATAGGAGCTCCTTTAATGTTACTCGCTGTACAAGGCATGGGAGATTCCGAACCACTACCTATGTATCGTACAGTAATAATGTATTCAAGTTATTTAAGATATGGATTGGAAGGCCTCATTGTAGCAACTTATGGGTATAACAGAGAAAAATTGCCATGTCCAATAGAAGAagtttattgtcattacaGTTCACCAAGAGAATTATTGCGAACAATga AAATGGAGCATACTGTTTTTTGGATAGATATTATGGtcctcatttttattcttatttttatgaaagcacttacattttatttattgagaCAACGATTGCAACCAAATAAAACTTTCCAAGCTCTTCATCTCCTTGGGCAGATAATAAAGAATCGTTTGAATAGTCCCTGA
- the LOC124428184 gene encoding ATP-binding cassette sub-family G member 1-like isoform X3, translating into MNSNINMLEKGEEKNDITKCKSYNIDVSKHLRHFKKLEPLDIEFNDITYSVPIGRRESKVILKGISGQFKSGELTAILGASGSGKSTLLNILTGYKFQGVTGSININGQPRDVNEFIKASCYIMQNDLIQPKLTTYEAICFAIDLKLGSKLTRTEKSAAIKEIMEILRLTKAKNTVSEELSGGEKKRLSIALELVNNPPVIFLDEPTTGLDEVSSIQCILLLQKLAKHLMRTVICSIHTPSASIFSKFDNIYVMESGQCVYRGPSNNVVPFLQQIGIGCPIHYNPADFILEVSTGEYGQEYVERMITYVNKKLPILSITRSIKEFELERKHPRISWYEQFVTLFKRMMLQLYRDRVRNNKKKKKEKIKDIYIFVVFIMFIGPSIGAPLMLLAVQGMGDSEPLPMYRTVIMYSSYLRYGLEGLIVATYGYNREKLPCPIEEVYCHYSSPRELLRTMKMEHTVFWIDIMVLIFILIFMKALTFYLLRQRLQPNKTFQALHLLGQIIKNRLNSP; encoded by the exons ATGAATTCAAATATAAACATGttggaaaaaggagaagagaagaacgaTATTACGAAATGTAAATCGTATAATATCGATGTCTCGAAGCATTTGAGGCATTTTAAGAAATTGGAACCGTTGGATATTGAATTCAATGATATAACTTACAGCGTGCCAATAGGAAGGAGAG AAtctaaagtaatattaaaaggaaTTAGTGGTCAATTTAAATCCGGCGAGTTGACTGCTATTTTGGGTGCTTCCGGATCAGGAAAGTCAACTTTATTAAACATTCTTACTGGATATAA atTTCAAGGAGTCACTGgttcgataaatattaatggacAACCAAGAGAtgttaatgaatttataaaagcctcttgttatattatgcaaaatgatttaattcaACCGAAGCTTACTACCTATGAAGCAATATGTTTTGCTATTGATCTGAAATTAGGTTCGAAATTGACGAGAACAGAGAAATCGGCAGca ataaaagaaatcatgGAAATATTGAGATTGACCAAAGCAAAAAATACAGTTTCTGAAGAGCTTTCTggtggagaaaagaaaagattatcgATCGCTTTGGAATTAGTTAACAATCCACCTGTAATATTTCTCGATGAACCCACTAC AGGTCTCGACGAGGTATCCTCGATACAATGCATCTTACTTCTTCAAAAATTAGCAAAACATTTAATGAGAACAGTGATCTGTTCGATTCACACACCAAGTGCATcgattttttctaaatttgaTAACATTTACGTTATGGAAAGTGGACAATGCGTTTATAGAGGACCTTCCAATAATGTGGTACCATTTCTTCAACAAATTGGGATTGGATGCCCGATTCATTATAATCCAGCCGATTTCA TTCTTGAAGTTTCGACAGGAGAATACGGACAAGAATATGTCGAACGAATGATCACttacgtaaataaaaaattaccaATCTTATCGATAACACGATCTATTAAAGAATTCGAACTCGAAAGGAAACATCCTAGAATTTCATGGTACGAACAATTCGTCACGTTATTTAAAAGGATGATGCTGCAGTTGTACAGAGACAGAGTaaggaataacaaaaaaaaaaaaaaagagaaaataaaagatatatatatatttgtcgtATTCAT TATGTTCATTGGGCCATCTATAGGAGCTCCTTTAATGTTACTCGCTGTACAAGGCATGGGAGATTCCGAACCACTACCTATGTATCGTACAGTAATAATGTATTCAAGTTATTTAAGATATGGATTGGAAGGCCTCATTGTAGCAACTTATGGGTATAACAGAGAAAAATTGCCATGTCCAATAGAAGAagtttattgtcattacaGTTCACCAAGAGAATTATTGCGAACAATga AAATGGAGCATACTGTTTTTTGGATAGATATTATGGtcctcatttttattcttatttttatgaaagcacttacattttatttattgagaCAACGATTGCAACCAAATAAAACTTTCCAAGCTCTTCATCTCCTTGGGCAGATAATAAAGAATCGTTTGAATAGTCCCTGA
- the LOC124428184 gene encoding ATP-binding cassette sub-family G member 1-like isoform X1, whose translation MNSNINMLEKGEEKNDITKCKSYNIDVSKHLRHFKKLEPLDIEFNDITYSVPIGRRESKVILKGISGQFKSGELTAILGASGSGKSTLLNILTGYKFQGVTGSININGQPRDVNEFIKASCYIMQNDLIQPKLTTYEAICFAIDLKLGSKLTRTEKSAAIKEIMEILRLTKAKNTVSEELSGGEKKRLSIALELVNNPPVIFLDEPTTGLDEVSSIQCILLLQKLAKHLMRTVICSIHTPSASIFSKFDNIYVMESGQCVYRGPSNNVVPFLQQIGIGCPIHYNPADFILEVSTGEYGQEYVERMITYVNKKLPILSITRSIKEFELERKHPRISWYEQFVTLFKRMMLQLYRDRRYVYFKISLHIFTGIINGLIFLNIGNDGSKTLFNFGFCFICLIVFLYIPMLPILLHFPSEVLLLKREHFNRWYNLSSYYCALSLSYIPVQFFTTLIYVAMVYTITGQPLELPRISKFFSICLICAFIAESLALSIASILNMENSMFIGPSIGAPLMLLAVQGMGDSEPLPMYRTVIMYSSYLRYGLEGLIVATYGYNREKLPCPIEEVYCHYSSPRELLRTMKMEHTVFWIDIMVLIFILIFMKALTFYLLRQRLQPNKTFQALHLLGQIIKNRLNSP comes from the exons ATGAATTCAAATATAAACATGttggaaaaaggagaagagaagaacgaTATTACGAAATGTAAATCGTATAATATCGATGTCTCGAAGCATTTGAGGCATTTTAAGAAATTGGAACCGTTGGATATTGAATTCAATGATATAACTTACAGCGTGCCAATAGGAAGGAGAG AAtctaaagtaatattaaaaggaaTTAGTGGTCAATTTAAATCCGGCGAGTTGACTGCTATTTTGGGTGCTTCCGGATCAGGAAAGTCAACTTTATTAAACATTCTTACTGGATATAA atTTCAAGGAGTCACTGgttcgataaatattaatggacAACCAAGAGAtgttaatgaatttataaaagcctcttgttatattatgcaaaatgatttaattcaACCGAAGCTTACTACCTATGAAGCAATATGTTTTGCTATTGATCTGAAATTAGGTTCGAAATTGACGAGAACAGAGAAATCGGCAGca ataaaagaaatcatgGAAATATTGAGATTGACCAAAGCAAAAAATACAGTTTCTGAAGAGCTTTCTggtggagaaaagaaaagattatcgATCGCTTTGGAATTAGTTAACAATCCACCTGTAATATTTCTCGATGAACCCACTAC AGGTCTCGACGAGGTATCCTCGATACAATGCATCTTACTTCTTCAAAAATTAGCAAAACATTTAATGAGAACAGTGATCTGTTCGATTCACACACCAAGTGCATcgattttttctaaatttgaTAACATTTACGTTATGGAAAGTGGACAATGCGTTTATAGAGGACCTTCCAATAATGTGGTACCATTTCTTCAACAAATTGGGATTGGATGCCCGATTCATTATAATCCAGCCGATTTCA TTCTTGAAGTTTCGACAGGAGAATACGGACAAGAATATGTCGAACGAATGATCACttacgtaaataaaaaattaccaATCTTATCGATAACACGATCTATTAAAGAATTCGAACTCGAAAGGAAACATCCTAGAATTTCATGGTACGAACAATTCGTCACGTTATTTAAAAGGATGATGCTGCAGTTGTACAGAGACAGA agatatgtttattttaagATATCTTTACATATCTTTACGGGTATCATAAATGGTCTAATATTTCTAAACATTGGCAATGACGGCTCAAAAACTCTCTTCAACTTTGGTTTCTGCTTTATTTGCTTGATAGTATTTCTTTACATACCGATGTTACCAATATTATTACACt ttCCTTCTGAGGTCCTTCTACTCAAGAGAGAACATTTCAACAGATGGTACAACCtcagttcttattattgtgctctctctctatcttataTTCCTGTACAg tTTTTTACAACATTGATATACGTCGCAATGGTTTATACAATCACTGGTCAACCTCTCGAGTTACCTAGGATaagcaaatttttttctatttgtctcATTTGTGCTTTCATTGCTGAAAGTTTAGCTCTATCTATTGCCTCTATATTGAACATGGAA AATAGTATGTTCATTGGGCCATCTATAGGAGCTCCTTTAATGTTACTCGCTGTACAAGGCATGGGAGATTCCGAACCACTACCTATGTATCGTACAGTAATAATGTATTCAAGTTATTTAAGATATGGATTGGAAGGCCTCATTGTAGCAACTTATGGGTATAACAGAGAAAAATTGCCATGTCCAATAGAAGAagtttattgtcattacaGTTCACCAAGAGAATTATTGCGAACAATga AAATGGAGCATACTGTTTTTTGGATAGATATTATGGtcctcatttttattcttatttttatgaaagcacttacattttatttattgagaCAACGATTGCAACCAAATAAAACTTTCCAAGCTCTTCATCTCCTTGGGCAGATAATAAAGAATCGTTTGAATAGTCCCTGA